TCCACAACACTTTGATTCGATTGCATCAAATGATGTTTTAAAACGTGTTAAAGGATATTTAGATCGCGGATAAAACAGTTTTAGCACTCATCTGTTGACTGTGCTAAAAGTTGTGTTATAATAGAATACGTACTAGGAGGAAAAAATGAAATCTACATGGACATTAAATGAGAACTCAACAGGTCTATTGACAGTTGAGGTCAACCAAGACGCTTGGAAGAAAGCGCAAGAGAAGGCAATTGATACTTTAACAAAAGATGTTGAAATACAAGGGTTCCGCAAGGGACAAGCTCCTAAAGCATTGGCACGTAAACAATTAAATGATAGCTCAATCTTAATGGAAGCAATGAATGCAATTGCAAATGAAGCATTTGTAGCTGGTATGGTAGAACATAAGTTAGAGCCAGTTGCTACTCCTGAGTTAGATGTTAAAGAAATGACATTTGATGAACTAACACTTACATTCAATGTAACAGTAAAACCTGAAGTTGAATTGGGTGAATATAAAGGAATTAAAGTTGAAGCAGAAGCAATCGAAGTCACAGACGAAGATGTTGCTGCAGAATTAAACAAATTACAAGAAGAACAAGCTGAACTTGTTATCAAAGAAGAAGGTGTCGTTGCCGATGGTGATACAACTGTAATCGACTTTGAAGGATTTAAAGACGGTGTTGCATTCGAAGGTGGAAGTGGAGAGAACTATACATTAGTAATCGGTTCAAACTCATTCATTCCAGGATTTGAAGAAGCACTTATTGGTATGAAAACAGGCGATACAAAAGACTTAGATATCACATTCCCTGATACATACCATGTTGAAGACTTAAAAGGTCAACCTGTAGTATTTAAAGTTACACTTCACGAAGTAAAAACGAAAGTATTACCAGAACTTAACGACGAATTTGTTGAATTATTAGATGACGAAAAAATCACTACTTTAGATGCATTAAAAGCGTCTATCAAAGAAAACCTCGAACACAGCCGCAAACATGCTGAAGAAGATCGTGTTAACGATATCTTAGTACAAACAGTTTCATCAAACGCAAAAATTGATGTGCCTGAGGCAATGATTCAAGAGGAATTGAACCAAATGTTCAATGAGTTTACACAACGTTTATCACAACAAGGAATGAACTTTGAATTGTATTCACAAATCTTAGGACAATCTGAAGAAGACGTTCGTGAACAAATGAAAGAAGATGCTGACAAACGTGTTCGCACACGTTTAACTTTAGAGAAAATTGCTGAAGTTGAAGGTCTTAAAGTAGAAGATGAAGAAGTCGAAAAAGAATTTAACACAATTTCTGAAGCTTATGGAATCGAATTAGATCAAGTTAAAAACTTAGTTTCTATCGATGCTGTAAACTACGATATCTTACTTCGTAAAGCCATTGAGTTAATTCAAGAAACTCGTGCTTAGATAAAAGACGCTTAGCGTCTTTTTTATCCTAAAGGAGGGATTGCTATGAGCGAAAATAAAACTATGAATGTCCCTGTCGTTGCAACACGCGGGGTGATTGTATTTCCTGAACAAGAAATTATGATTGAAGTCGGACGTCACAAGAGTATGAATGCGATTGATGAAGCAGAAAAGTTCTTCAACGGACACGTTGTGCTTGTCAGTCAAAAAGATATTCTCATTGATGATCCAGGAAAAGATGAGCTCTTTACAGTAGGTTCATTGGTTCATATTAAATCTGTAAAAAGAAAACAAGGGTTTCTGCGTGTAACGTTCTCAGGTCTTCAACGTGTCCGTATTGATCAACTCGTTGATGATGGCAAGATGCTATTTGGTACGATTGATCTCTTGGAAGATGTTACAGGTTCTGAAAATGAAGAAATGGCATTGATTCGTCGAATTACTGCTGAGATTGAAAAAGTCTCTGCTGCGAATATCACAATACCTGCCGAACTTATTAATCAGTTAACTTTGGGTGTTTCAGCAGCGCAATTGAGTGATCAATTTGCTCAGTATTTCCCATTACAAGTTGAACGTAAACAAGCCCTTCTCGAAGAGTTGGATGTTAACGAACGTTTGATGATGATTATCGAAGAAATCCAACGTGAACAAACACTCGCAACCATCGAAAACACAATCAACGAAAAAGTTAAAGATCGTGTTGAAGAAAATCAACGTGAGTACTACTTGCGTGAAAAAATGCGTGCAATTCGTGAAGAGTTGGGTGATGCGACCGATGTTGGTGAAGACTCCGATGAGTTCCGTCAACTTTTAGAAAATAATCCTTACCCTGATCATGTTCGTGAAAAAGCGATTGAAGAAATTCGTCGTTACGAAATGTTGCCGCAAGCTTCTGGTGAGTCCGGAGTTGTCCGCTCTTATCTTGATTGGTTATTAAAAACACCATGGTGGCAAACAACGGATGACATTGAAGATCTCAATGCCGTTCGAGCACAACTGGATGCCGATCACTTTGGCTTGGATAAAGTTAAAGATCGTATTATGGAGTATCTTGCTGTAAAACAAATGACGGGTTCCTTAAATGCGCCAATCCTTGCTTTAGTTGGGCCTCCTGGAGTTGGTAAAACATCTCTCGCAAAATCAATCGCAAGTTCACTGAACCGTGAATTCGTAAAGGCTTCACTTGGTGGGGTACGTGACGAAGCGGAAATTCGTGGTCACCGTCGTACCTACTTGGGATCGTTACCAGGACGTATTATTCAAGGCATGAAGAAAGCAGGTGTTGTAAACCCTGTGTTCTTACTTGATGAGATTGATAAGATGGCGTCTGACTATAAAGGGGATCCAACCAGTGCGATGTTAGAAGTTCTTGACCCTGAACAAAACAAACTCTTCTCAGACAACTATCTCGAAGAGCCGTATGACTTATCACAAGTTATGTTCGTAGCTACTGCTAACTACTTAGGAGATATTCCTGAGGCATTGCGTGATCGTCTTGAAATTATCAACCTCAGTTCTTATACTGAAGAAGAAAAATTAAACATAGCGAAAGCACACTTGATTCCAAAACAATTAAAAGCAAATGGTCTCAAGAAATCCCAATTCAAACTAAGTGATGCTTCCTTACGTTACCTCATTCGCCACTATACTCGCGAAGCCGGTGTCCGTCAGTTAGAGCGCACAATATCTTCTCTTGCACGTAAAACAGTACTCGCAATTCTTAAAGATGGTGAGAAATCCGTTACAATCACCAAGGAACTAATTTCCGAGTGGTTGGGGCAAATTATCTTTGAATACGGCCAAAAAGAGAAAAAGGACCAAGTTGGAGTTGTTACCGGACTTGCATTTACGCAGTTTGGAGGCGATGTGCTTCCAATTGAAGTCACAACATTTGATGGTAAAGGTCGTTTGATCGTTACAGGTCAATTGGGTGATGTTATGAAGGAATCTGCTGAGATTGCCTTTGGTTACGTTAAGAGTCATGCGAAAGAACTCAAGATCTCACCAGACTTCTTTGAAAAACATGACGTTCAAGTTCACGTTCCTGAAGGAGCGGTTCCAAAAGATGGCCCATCTGCAGGGGTAACATTCACGACTGCATTGATTTCAGCACTTACAAACCGTAAAGTCACTGCAAATATTGCGATGACTGGAGAAATTACACTTCGTGGTAATGTATTGCCAATTGGTGGTCTCAAGGAAAAATCTCTTGCTGCGCACCGCGTGGGTATTAGCCGTATTGTAATTCCAAAACTTAATGAAAAAGATCTTGTTGATATTCCAGCCGTTGTTAGGGAAAGCGTAGAGTTCATTCCAGTTGAAACCATTGACCAAGTCCTCAAAGAGGCCTTGATTTAATGAACTTGAATGCACAAGAAGCACATCTGATTATCTCGTGTGCTTCTTCCACGCAATTTCCTGAAACAGGTCAAAAAGAGATTGTGATGGTTGGAAAATCCAATGTGGGTAAATCTTCATTGATTAACGCAATCACCAATCGCAAACGCCTTGCTTATGTAGGACAGCGACCTGGGAAAACACGTTTAATTAACTTCTATCATATTAATGATGATGTTATTCTTACAGACGTTCCAGGATATGGTTTCGCAAACCGTTCAAAGCAAGAACAAATTCACTATGGAAAATTGATGGACAGTTATTTTGAACTGCGTCATCCAGAAATGATGCTTATTCTTGTTGATGTCCGCCGTGGCATTGGTAAAGATGACATTATGATGTTGGAGTTTGCACAACACTTCGGTCTTGCGCATGCAATCGTACTTACAAAAACTGATAAACTATCCCGCAATAAAATTGCGAATATTAAGCGTGAAGTGTTCAAGGATCATGTTGACACGACAATCTTAGAATTCTCAAGTTTGGACTACGATACTCGTGAGCCAATCATTGCTTTCATAGAGAAAAATATCAATTAGAAAGAGGCAAAAATATTGCCTCTTTTTTATCTCTCACAATGCACTTTCGTTTCCTTGACACTGCTTAGAATTATCTATATTATTAATAGGTATAGACGAAGGGATAATGTAATGAAAAAATTTATATGGCGTATTAAATACTACTTCAAACGTTTGTTTGCAATGGATCGTCAAGGGTTTAAAGATGCAATCCAATATGCACACGATCACAGTGGTAAAAGTAAAATTGTAATCTTCTTCGACATGATTTGGTGTTCATTTCGATACACCGCGGGTTATGTTGATTATAATGAGTTTGAGTACTATCTCTTAAATGGAGAACAACGAAAAACATTCATCACTTTAGGTCAATCGGATAAAGCAGTTCGTGCCTACAATGATCGCGAATATGTAAACATTTTTGATGATAAATCAATCTTCGTAAAACGATTCAGCAAATTTGTTCATCGTGATCATTTGGATCTTCTTGAAACAGATGCAGCTGGGCTTAAAGCGTTTGTTGAAAAACATGGTAAAGTAATGGCGAAACGTACCAATGACTATGTTGGTCGTGGAATTGATAAAATCGATATTAATGAAAATCCTGATATTGATTTCGACCAACTTTATAAAGATTTGGTAGCCAATCGACAATATCTAATCGAAGAGTTCTTTAAACAACATCCTAAGATGAGTGAACTCTCACCAACTTCAGTGAACACCATGCGTATTATTACGTTCTTAGATGATACACAAACACCGCGTGTTCTTGTTACAGCACTAAAGTCGGGTCTTGGCGGACATGTTGATAACATTGGTCAAGGTGGTATGTATACCATTCTTGATGAGTCAGGAACAGTTGTCTATCCATTCATAGATAAACATGGCGACCATCATACAAATCATCCACTGACTGGCGAAAACTTAATGGGATTCCAAATTCCTAATTTCGATCGTTTAATCGAGCAAGTTAAAGAGGCATGCCTAGTCGTACCTCAAGTTCGTTATATTGGTTGGGATGTTGCTGTTGCTGAGTCTGGTGATGCAGAATTAATTGAAGGTAACAGTTCTTCAGGACCGTTCCAAGTCATACCATCCTTATCAAAAGATAAGATGGGCGTTCTACCAATCTACAAGAAATACATGAATATCAAGTTTTAATGAAAAGTGTTCCACTAATAATGGAACACTTTTTTATGAAAAAAACACATATCGTAGTGATATGTGTTTCGTAATAATTAAGCTTCAAGTTCTTTGATTAATTTATCAAAGAGCGGTTTTACGCCAATTTGTTCGGGTCCCAAGAAAGCAGGTGACTGATAGATATCATGACCTGGGAATTGGTTTCCTTCAACAATAACAGGACGATCTTCAAGAATCGCAATATCCCAACCTACAATCCCTAATTCAGGAATGTGAAGTGCGGCGGTTTTCGCAAGTTCAATAACTTGGTCAAACATTGGGATTTTAAAACCTTCAAACTTAACACCAGTAATAGGATGTGTTTCAGCAACGCGGTTGTATTTACCAACGCCTGGAGTTTCTACAATACCTGTTTCAATATTAACGCGGGCTGCAAATCCACCGCTGTTAAGGTTATCAACGCTTTTACCATTCCCTACACGGATACAGACAAAGGGGATACGGATGTTGCCATCTTTTTGTATGGTCACAACACGGATTGTATTGACTGACATTGGGTGAAGTACCGATACGTCTTTGTTTTGGATTAAGTATTCCTCTGCCAGATACTGTTGGTTCGCCATCAGCGTGTCAAACACCTTGCGGGTGTCCATACCTTCTTCGTAGTCATAAAAGTCAATACCATGCCCGCAAATGCCGTCTACTGGCTTTGCGGCAATGCGTTTGTATTTTTTAAGGAAGGCATCAAAGTCTTCGTAAGTAGAAGCCTCCAAATCCATCCAACCACGGCCGTGATAGCCATCGAAGAATTTCAAAAAGTTTACCTTGTTATCCAAAGTGTCCCATTTTTCTTTACTGTTGAATTTTGCAACGTAGGCATTATTGACACCGCGTGTAACAAACGTTCCGCGTTTACTTTCAGGTACGTTGTACAATTCAAAGTCGAGGTAGTCAACATATCCGGCTTGATACTTGAGTCCTGTTTTGATGATATCGATGAGGACAAGAAGTGTATTCTTACCGGTTCTCTTATGAACTTCTTTTGCGGTTTCCCACATGCGACCGTAATCCATTTTTAAGATGCGTTGCATCATGTATTTTAACTTTTTCATTTGTTACCTTCACCATCTCTTTTTCTTCATCTATTATACATCATGGAAGAACGGCTTACAATGAAAGGTCATTCATTCCACTCAGTGTGAATTGAACGAAATCCTTTTGCAATTGCAACACGATTACGAAACATTTCAGCATTGAGGTGTACGATGTATCTTTGGAAAGTATGTTGCCAAGGGGAAAGGACGGTGTCGTCGCGACGAAAATCTGTTTTTGTAGGTGTTTGATTGAATACAAACATTGTCGGCCAAATTAGATACACCATGTAGCCAATAACATGAGGATCTAAATGATGAAAACAATCATAAAGGACACCATCAGAAAAGAACACGTCATGATCTAAAACATCCATGAGGTCACGAAGCGAAAGGGAACTGCGAAACAGTAAATCAATTTGCTGTTGTGGGGATGAGCACTGTTGGAGTTGGCTGATGAGATTTTTGAATTCATCATCACTGAGTGCCTTCTTATCGTGGAATGTGAAGGACTCACTCTCTGAAGGTGTTGATATATACAAGTCATGAAAAGAATTGTTCTTGATGGCAATTTTAATACGTGCCCATAGAAATGGTTGAATACGGTGAAAGTAATCCCCATACACTCGTGTTAGTTGAATCAGTTCGCTCTCAAGGATTCTCTGTGGATTAGATGATTCAACCAAACTATCGAAATCTGCTGAATTCAGTGTTTCTAATAAATTGGCGGGTCTTGAAAATTGCATTGTATTAAGTATCATTTGTGTCAAAAGAATATCAACGTAGTTGAGTCCCAGATAAATTGTAGCGATTCCTTTTGCCTGTTCGTAAGTGTGAATAAAGAAATTCAATTCTTTTTCATTTTGATGCAATAGAAAATCATACTCAATTAAATATCGCTTTGCATATTCGAGCACCAAATCGCTTCCGGTTAAATCATACATGTTGTGGTCCATTGGAATACCATCAATCAGTGGATAGTCAAGGTCGTACTCGCAAAAGATTGCACCAAAACGGACATCGTAGGCCTCAAGAAATCCGGGAAGTTGTTCTGCGATAATGTTGTTGAATCGTTCGTTATCAAGTGGGAGAGGATGTTGATGCAAGTATGAGAGTATGTTTGAGATTTCTCTAAGATCTTCGTGAATGATGTCCCATCCTTGAGAGTAAATCTGCCGGCAAATATTGACTGTATTAAGATGAATCGCATCGTAGTTTCTGAACCCATGATCAAGAACGTAGTAGACTGATTCTTTAAATTCGAAATAGAGTTGTCTTGAAATAACCGTACTGAGGTTGTGATTGTATTGGCGAATCATTGCCTCAATGATCTCTTGAAATTCAAACATGAGTTGTTTTTGTAATGGCGGGTGCGTTTCAAAGAAAGACTGGAATGTATAGAATCTTCGAATTGAAGTCATTCACTCACCGCCTTAGATAATGTTTTTAGTATTGATGTATGGAAAGACCTATCGAAGATTCCAAAATTTTGCATGTAACAGGTATACATTAGTTCAACCAATGAGGGATCATCGAGTCGCAGTTTCGAGTGTGCTCTTGTGTAATAAAAGGCATCTACAAAATGGGCGGTTGCCTTAACAAATGTTTGTTGATTTAAGTAAGGAGCGTTCATCAGTTTAGCGATTGCATCGTCAAGAATCGCTAAACTGAAGTCAACAAGTTCGTACCGATCGAGAGAGCGACTACGCTCATGTTCAAGGTACACTAAGTCTTCATCAGAAATTCGAAAACCATAGGGTCTCAGTTCCGTATTTATCGAGTCGAGATCCAAAGCGCTAAAACGTGTAATGTCCAAGATGTTGTGTTTTTCCATGTATTTACCTCACTGTACATAAGTTATACACCAGTTTGATAGGAAAAATCAGTCTTGAAAAATTGACAAAAATATGATAATATAACAGTAGTTAAGACGCTTCTATGTGTCTTTTTTTATTTCTTCTTGTGGAGGCAGGTTGCATGAAAAAATCGCGTTCTCTCAAATTAATAGTGATTCTCTTAAGTGTTGTGTTACTTGGAACTGCGTGTACGGATGGTCGTGTCTATCCAGCAAATGTTAATGAAATAGAAATTAATGCGAAGTTTAGTAGAGCGCATGACTATACTGAGGCGCTTCAGCAGATGTTTGGTAATGATGTCTACTATTACACAATCAAAGCAATTGATGGCGATACGCTTTATCTGACCCAACAACAATGGCAGCTTGGGTCAGAGTATGAATTGCTTACCGTAAATATACTTGCAATTGATCTCCAATCACATGAAATCCGTATTCTGAAATCATTGAATGATGGCAGTCGCGTAGGGGATTATCTTGTCTTGGATAAGGACATCATTATGCAAGTTTATCTGCCAATCAATGATTTGGATGAAAATCAAGTACCCTTTGAAATTCGCTATGTAAAAGAGAGTGGCGAGACTGTGATTCTTGAAAAAGGATTCTCTCAAACATTCGCAGATACAAATGTGTTTTCGAAGCAGGGGGATCGTATTTATTATACGTTCGAGTCGTTGGAGAACGTTGTAGATGGGGATGCTCAATTTCCAAAACATTTCGTACGAAGTTTTCACACACTTGATTTTATTGAAAATGTTTATGAGACCCAAGACGAGCGTGAAGAAGTCCGCAGTCCAAGTTTTTCCCAATTTGGATCTCCCATTTCGTTTGTTACCTCAAGATGGGGACAAAACTACACAACATTGCATTATATTGCTGAAAATAAACACCAAACACTGGAATTGAAGGATGTCTATAATTACGATTTTGTTGGAGAAAAAGGTGTTTTCTTTGACCGAAACGATGGATCAGATCCCTATGGGAACTACTATATTTACAATTTTAAGCATGGTAAGATGTTGAAACTTGAACGCCGTCCGATAGCATTGGGCAATCAAATGCGTATCGATGAAAATTCATTGATTCAAGTATCCAATGTGAACGAGTTAACCATGTCGACACTTACGGATGATGGCGTTGAAAATACGCGGATTCAATTTGATGATCGCACCCCACATTCATTTGATTATCTAACGAAGGATGAGAGCCAACTTATTGAAGTGCGGGGTGGGATTGAAGTAATCATACTTACCTATGATTTACATCAAGAGACACACTAAGTTGTGATTGACTATCAGAGACGGTATTGTTATAATGAAAAAAATCGATGACCATGAATAGTATCTTGGATTAATGCAAAGAGAGTTGCTGGGTGGTGTGAAGCAATCATTACAAAAGAGAATGTCACATGGAAGATAATTATCTGAAACACGAAGTAAGATAGTTCGTAATCTGGCGTTAACAGAATCTAGAGGTTTCTCAATTGAGAAATAAACTAAGGTGGTACCACGATTAACATCGTCCTTTATGGATGATGTTTTTTTATTTTTTAGAAGAAGGAGGCAAACTTATGTCACGTTATCATATACCAGAAATTGAAACAAATCGACTCTTATTGCGAGCACTCAATCCTAGCGAT
The window above is part of the Erysipelothrix sp. HDW6C genome. Proteins encoded here:
- a CDS encoding sugar-transfer associated ATP-grasp domain-containing protein, with protein sequence MKKLKYMMQRILKMDYGRMWETAKEVHKRTGKNTLLVLIDIIKTGLKYQAGYVDYLDFELYNVPESKRGTFVTRGVNNAYVAKFNSKEKWDTLDNKVNFLKFFDGYHGRGWMDLEASTYEDFDAFLKKYKRIAAKPVDGICGHGIDFYDYEEGMDTRKVFDTLMANQQYLAEEYLIQNKDVSVLHPMSVNTIRVVTIQKDGNIRIPFVCIRVGNGKSVDNLNSGGFAARVNIETGIVETPGVGKYNRVAETHPITGVKFEGFKIPMFDQVIELAKTAALHIPELGIVGWDIAILEDRPVIVEGNQFPGHDIYQSPAFLGPEQIGVKPLFDKLIKELEA
- a CDS encoding DUF6179 domain-containing protein, giving the protein MTSIRRFYTFQSFFETHPPLQKQLMFEFQEIIEAMIRQYNHNLSTVISRQLYFEFKESVYYVLDHGFRNYDAIHLNTVNICRQIYSQGWDIIHEDLREISNILSYLHQHPLPLDNERFNNIIAEQLPGFLEAYDVRFGAIFCEYDLDYPLIDGIPMDHNMYDLTGSDLVLEYAKRYLIEYDFLLHQNEKELNFFIHTYEQAKGIATIYLGLNYVDILLTQMILNTMQFSRPANLLETLNSADFDSLVESSNPQRILESELIQLTRVYGDYFHRIQPFLWARIKIAIKNNSFHDLYISTPSESESFTFHDKKALSDDEFKNLISQLQQCSSPQQQIDLLFRSSLSLRDLMDVLDHDVFFSDGVLYDCFHHLDPHVIGYMVYLIWPTMFVFNQTPTKTDFRRDDTVLSPWQHTFQRYIVHLNAEMFRNRVAIAKGFRSIHTEWNE
- the lon gene encoding endopeptidase La; protein product: MSENKTMNVPVVATRGVIVFPEQEIMIEVGRHKSMNAIDEAEKFFNGHVVLVSQKDILIDDPGKDELFTVGSLVHIKSVKRKQGFLRVTFSGLQRVRIDQLVDDGKMLFGTIDLLEDVTGSENEEMALIRRITAEIEKVSAANITIPAELINQLTLGVSAAQLSDQFAQYFPLQVERKQALLEELDVNERLMMIIEEIQREQTLATIENTINEKVKDRVEENQREYYLREKMRAIREELGDATDVGEDSDEFRQLLENNPYPDHVREKAIEEIRRYEMLPQASGESGVVRSYLDWLLKTPWWQTTDDIEDLNAVRAQLDADHFGLDKVKDRIMEYLAVKQMTGSLNAPILALVGPPGVGKTSLAKSIASSLNREFVKASLGGVRDEAEIRGHRRTYLGSLPGRIIQGMKKAGVVNPVFLLDEIDKMASDYKGDPTSAMLEVLDPEQNKLFSDNYLEEPYDLSQVMFVATANYLGDIPEALRDRLEIINLSSYTEEEKLNIAKAHLIPKQLKANGLKKSQFKLSDASLRYLIRHYTREAGVRQLERTISSLARKTVLAILKDGEKSVTITKELISEWLGQIIFEYGQKEKKDQVGVVTGLAFTQFGGDVLPIEVTTFDGKGRLIVTGQLGDVMKESAEIAFGYVKSHAKELKISPDFFEKHDVQVHVPEGAVPKDGPSAGVTFTTALISALTNRKVTANIAMTGEITLRGNVLPIGGLKEKSLAAHRVGISRIVIPKLNEKDLVDIPAVVRESVEFIPVETIDQVLKEALI
- the yihA gene encoding ribosome biogenesis GTP-binding protein YihA/YsxC, yielding MNLNAQEAHLIISCASSTQFPETGQKEIVMVGKSNVGKSSLINAITNRKRLAYVGQRPGKTRLINFYHINDDVILTDVPGYGFANRSKQEQIHYGKLMDSYFELRHPEMMLILVDVRRGIGKDDIMMLEFAQHFGLAHAIVLTKTDKLSRNKIANIKREVFKDHVDTTILEFSSLDYDTREPIIAFIEKNIN
- a CDS encoding sugar-transfer associated ATP-grasp domain-containing protein, which produces MKKFIWRIKYYFKRLFAMDRQGFKDAIQYAHDHSGKSKIVIFFDMIWCSFRYTAGYVDYNEFEYYLLNGEQRKTFITLGQSDKAVRAYNDREYVNIFDDKSIFVKRFSKFVHRDHLDLLETDAAGLKAFVEKHGKVMAKRTNDYVGRGIDKIDINENPDIDFDQLYKDLVANRQYLIEEFFKQHPKMSELSPTSVNTMRIITFLDDTQTPRVLVTALKSGLGGHVDNIGQGGMYTILDESGTVVYPFIDKHGDHHTNHPLTGENLMGFQIPNFDRLIEQVKEACLVVPQVRYIGWDVAVAESGDAELIEGNSSSGPFQVIPSLSKDKMGVLPIYKKYMNIKF
- a CDS encoding DUF6323 family protein; the encoded protein is MEKHNILDITRFSALDLDSINTELRPYGFRISDEDLVYLEHERSRSLDRYELVDFSLAILDDAIAKLMNAPYLNQQTFVKATAHFVDAFYYTRAHSKLRLDDPSLVELMYTCYMQNFGIFDRSFHTSILKTLSKAVSE
- the tig gene encoding trigger factor, whose product is MKSTWTLNENSTGLLTVEVNQDAWKKAQEKAIDTLTKDVEIQGFRKGQAPKALARKQLNDSSILMEAMNAIANEAFVAGMVEHKLEPVATPELDVKEMTFDELTLTFNVTVKPEVELGEYKGIKVEAEAIEVTDEDVAAELNKLQEEQAELVIKEEGVVADGDTTVIDFEGFKDGVAFEGGSGENYTLVIGSNSFIPGFEEALIGMKTGDTKDLDITFPDTYHVEDLKGQPVVFKVTLHEVKTKVLPELNDEFVELLDDEKITTLDALKASIKENLEHSRKHAEEDRVNDILVQTVSSNAKIDVPEAMIQEELNQMFNEFTQRLSQQGMNFELYSQILGQSEEDVREQMKEDADKRVRTRLTLEKIAEVEGLKVEDEEVEKEFNTISEAYGIELDQVKNLVSIDAVNYDILLRKAIELIQETRA